The genome window GCAGCTTGGTTGGTGCTGAAAGGTCTTCTTATACCCATCTCTGGCGGTGGCCAACGGTAGCTGTAGAGAGCCTCCAATGTCTCGCCCCATTTCTCTGATTGCGGGAGGATCTGTTGAAACATGGTTATAGCGGCATCGAGGTGCATCTTCCAGTGGTCCTTGTTACTCGTTGAAACCTCAAAGATGAGCATTTGTAGGATAGCTTGTAGAACAAGAAGGCGATCTCGGACGCCAGCGCATGAGACCTTGTGGTTGACAGCGGTCATCTCACGCTGCAGTTCTCTCAAGCCCATCTCAAGTTGAGACTGTAATTGATGAACCATTCGGTTTGTGCACTCCTGATGCTCGACTGCGCCATTGGCCATGACTATGCTGAAGAAGTACGAAGTGAGCGACACAGCTGTATGCCAGACAGACTTGTTGCTTTGGAGCACGTCGAGTACCCAGCCACGACCGCCTGCCAGGATGGGAGGGCGGTAAAAGGGGAAGAGATATGGGAAAACGTAGTCGAGGTAGATCATGATGAAGTGAATCTCGGTACTGGCACCAGTTGAGCTGCTGGAGTCCTCAGTCGGGACAGCGAAGTGACTGTGCCATGGCATATCAGGGGGCGAGGCGCCGCTGGTGTTGCTAGAAGCAGGCGTCGACCCAAACTCATGGCCCGAAGCAGGATCAGTGTCGGACGCAGCGGACATGGCAGCGTCatgaggctgctgttggttTTGGCCCTCATTCTGTAGTGTGACATTGCGAGTACCGGCTTCAAGCATCTCCATATACTTGCGATCGCGACGCTGGCTGGCCTGCTTCTTGACCTgagccttgatcttctccgCCATGGCCTTCTGCTTCGGTCCACCGTCCATCCATTCTGGCTTTTCCTCATCGAAGAAACAACTGATCTCGAGGGTGCCACACGCATCGCAGACAGGACGCTTCTCATCGCATTTCTTGCGACGGAGACGACAGGTCCAGCAGCCTGCGTTGGAGCGCACCTTTGAGGACATGAGATGGCGAAACATGGTGGCTAGTGGAGATGACCCCCTGAGCCTCTGTAGTAAAGGTTTGATGGAAGAGCAGCCAGTCAGTGTAAGTGAGTCGTGGTGGTgctggagatggagatggagatggagatggagatggagatgggagTGTGATTAATAAAGCTGTTGCATTTGATGAAAGTTGCAGGTTTGGTCGAGACTCGTACGGGGGCTTCTCAATTGGGTTAGCAGGACAACCCCATGTCTAGGATCGACGGGTTGACGCCAATCGAAATTGGGGGACATCCACTTCCTTGCCAAGATAATTTGTCAGCCAATTCTATTTCCATGCTACTCCATCTTCACTTACATCTTTGATTGATAACAGACAAGAAACAGGAGACGTAAATGACCCGTCGAGTGTAAGATTGGGACGATACCATCAACAAGACATCGAAGTCCGAGATCAAGCCAAGCCTCTTAGTAAGCTATCAATGTCGACATCCACCCAAAGCTCCAGCTACAGAGATCCATCATCCGGGGAGTTATGAGGAGCTCGATTGGATCTAGTCAAAGTACCTAGTCATCTCTGATAAGGCTGCTGACTTACACACAACATGCAGCACAGTGTCACGTCAACACTGCTGTCGCACAAAAGAAGCAAGGACAAACATATTGATACAATCAGAACCTCTATTTATGTATTACCAGACCTAAAACCAATATCAAGTTTAAAAGAATGCAGCGTAACCCCGAAACACACCCATAGAACCTCATCTCCTCTACCAGCTTGACAACAAGCAAATGGTAAATTTCCTCCAGTAACGTGTGGCCAGAGCTTTGGGCCCCTTCTCCGATTCCTAAACACAGCAAACAACAGGCTGCTGGAAAGCACGCTGGTAAGCATTCGGGTTTCGAGTCTCGGTCAGTGGATCCCGCTGAAAGCATAAAGCACCAACGTAAGCACCGATGAACATAGAAATGATGATGTAGCCATTGAACGACACAGCCATCAGTATGAGAATGTAGGTGATAATACACTGCACCATGTGCAATATAGCGTTAATAAAGGCATGTTCCACGAAGCTGGGGCAAAAATTGGGAATGGGGTTGGCGTCGTTGTTGGCGTCGTTTGCATCTTTACCATTGTTGGGGCCAGTAGCGGAAGCAGGCCGAGAGGCCACAGGTTGAATGTCATCAggttgagcagcagcaggttgagcagcagcaggttgagcagcagcaggttgagcagcagcaggttGAAGGACCGCAAGTTCAATACCAGCAGCGGGAGCATATGGCCCTTGAGAATTGGGGGCGCATCTGGCGAATCGGTGACGTTCCCATTCTCTAGAGACACGAGCTAAGAATTCAAGAAGCATGACCAGCATGAAGGCGCCGAAGCAGGTGATGCCGAACTTGCCTCCGGAATCCATGTACCACGCCTTGGAAATAAAGCAGGTACCAATAGTGTTCCAGTTCCAAAGCATCTAGGAGAGACGTCGTCAGCTGTGATGCtagagatgatgagaaagGGATGGAATAACTTACGGGGTTTTCAGTGCAGTTCCCAGCCCCCTCTTCGCTCAAGCTGGCGAGAGCTGTTGCAAAAGCTGGATGCATTGTAGCGGTGGCTGC of Fusarium oxysporum Fo47 chromosome I, complete sequence contains these proteins:
- a CDS encoding fungal-specific transcription factor domain-containing protein yields the protein MFRHLMSSKVRSNAGCWTCRLRRKKCDEKRPVCDACGTLEISCFFDEEKPEWMDGGPKQKAMAEKIKAQVKKQASQRRDRKYMEMLEAGTRNVTLQNEGQNQQQPHDAAMSAASDTDPASGHEFGSTPASSNTSGASPPDMPWHSHFAVPTEDSSSSTGASTEIHFIMIYLDYVFPYLFPFYRPPILAGGRGWVLDVLQSNKSVWHTAVSLTSYFFSIVMANGAVEHQECTNRMVHQLQSQLEMGLRELQREMTAVNHKVSCAGVRDRLLVLQAILQMLIFEVSTSNKDHWKMHLDAAITMFQQILPQSEKWGETLEALYSYRWPPPEMGIRRPFSTNQAALRFFTANVLYIDVISSITLEQAPRLQKYQDNIMPSCKTYTNPHEVRISGSLFMEDYVGLNNWVVQIIGDIAALDAWKKEQKKKNSLSINELVQRGKIMEDAIKGGLSVIEAQIQGPGPFFDPVISVVANPTQNYGYGVDTKQAPGLAVNNMIWLQAALTYLHVVISGWQPSCPEIQTSVSRMTELLTTLPSNICLRTLVWPFCIAGCLSPPEDEDKYRAMVERLGPVSVFGTIREALEVMEKVWSRRDQIDESWDVAKCLQILGHGVLLI
- a CDS encoding Ctr copper transporter family-domain-containing protein, with the protein product MNTIMDHDIAATATMHPAFATALASLSEEGAGNCTENPMLWNWNTIGTCFISKAWYMDSGGKFGITCFGAFMLVMLLEFLARVSREWERHRFARCAPNSQGPYAPAAGIELAVLQPAAAQPAAAQPAAAQPAAAQPDDIQPVASRPASATGPNNGKDANDANNDANPIPNFCPSFVEHAFINAILHMVQCIITYILILMAVSFNGYIIISMFIGAYVGALCFQRDPLTETRNPNAYQRAFQQPVVCCV